A region from the Janthinobacterium agaricidamnosum genome encodes:
- a CDS encoding type II secretion system F family protein, with amino-acid sequence MNPVHIAFLALLFIAVFGTVLVAMRSFAPDPLRQRMDNATGKSAAAPGASAPSPWLARMVRLSGPLAKLSLPDQGWEGSVMRRRFMNAGLRQASAPILFFSAKTMLAIGLPLLLFLGLSASGSQVAGKALLFWLLIVAAIGYYLPNIVLAQMIKRRQRDIFESFPDALDLMTVCVEAGLAMDAALARVAAEIALKSAVLAEELHLVMLELRAGNTKERALRNLALRTGVEDVDALVAMLIQAERFGTSIAASLRVQSDQLRTKRRQMAEEEAAKIALKLLFPLIFFIFPSLLVVLMGPAFLQIYRVLLPSMGSGS; translated from the coding sequence ATGAATCCCGTGCATATCGCCTTTCTCGCCCTGCTCTTCATTGCCGTCTTCGGCACCGTGCTGGTGGCCATGCGCAGCTTTGCGCCCGATCCCTTGCGCCAGCGCATGGACAACGCCACCGGCAAGAGCGCGGCGGCGCCCGGCGCATCGGCGCCCAGCCCCTGGCTGGCGCGCATGGTGCGCCTGAGCGGCCCCCTGGCCAAACTGTCGCTGCCCGACCAGGGCTGGGAAGGCTCGGTGATGCGCCGGCGCTTCATGAATGCCGGCCTGCGCCAGGCGTCGGCGCCCATCCTGTTCTTTTCCGCCAAGACCATGCTGGCCATCGGCCTGCCCCTGCTGCTGTTCCTGGGACTGAGCGCCTCGGGCAGCCAGGTGGCGGGCAAGGCGCTGCTGTTCTGGCTGCTCATCGTGGCCGCCATCGGCTACTACCTGCCCAATATCGTGCTGGCACAAATGATCAAGCGGCGCCAGCGCGATATCTTCGAAAGCTTTCCCGATGCGCTGGACCTGATGACGGTGTGCGTGGAAGCAGGCCTGGCCATGGATGCGGCGCTGGCCCGGGTGGCGGCCGAGATCGCCCTGAAAAGCGCCGTGCTGGCCGAGGAATTGCATCTGGTGATGCTGGAACTGCGCGCCGGCAACACCAAGGAGCGGGCGCTGCGCAACCTGGCCCTGCGCACGGGCGTCGAGGATGTCGACGCGCTGGTGGCCATGCTGATCCAGGCCGAGCGCTTCGGCACCAGCATCGCCGCGTCGCTGCGCGTGCAGTCGGACCAGCTGCGCACCAAGCGCCGCCAGATGGCCGAGGAAGAAGCGGCGAAGATCGCCCTCAAGCTGCTGTTCCCGCTGATCTTTTTCATCTTCCCTTCGCTGCTGGTCGTCCTGATGGGGCCAGCCTTCCTGCAAATTTACCGCGTGCTCCTGCCCAGCATGGGCAGCGGCAGCTGA
- a CDS encoding LytR C-terminal domain-containing protein: protein MSQHTTLMLMLACAGLLPACGHLPGPASQHSQANHAAPPQARSIDSPAARSAAFCKLGKRMQELGDPRAAMAAYREALLLEPDSADARNGAAVLHAQLGQLDTARTMLQALAQEAPTARTYNNLGYVLYLQGDYAQAASVLRQSLQLDNGQQPARANLDLTIAALARSIATVDAADATADAVAPDLAPAPKPAAPASRLQLTQSQPNIFTLSWRDTPVAPRAAPADVPALAKQAAPLPRLEVINGNGETGMAARMRGMLGGMGISVLRLGNQRPYGIQASSIVYRPGHAEAAAALALALGGMPQLQAAGDSGIGAGADLRLLLGKDAAASLRAPDVRLASNATP, encoded by the coding sequence ATGTCACAGCACACCACCCTGATGCTCATGCTCGCCTGCGCCGGCCTGCTGCCCGCCTGCGGCCACCTGCCCGGTCCCGCCAGCCAGCACAGCCAGGCCAATCACGCCGCCCCGCCCCAGGCGCGCAGCATTGACAGCCCCGCCGCCCGCAGCGCCGCGTTCTGCAAGCTGGGCAAGCGCATGCAGGAACTGGGCGATCCGCGCGCGGCGATGGCCGCCTACCGCGAAGCGCTGCTGCTTGAGCCCGACTCGGCCGATGCACGCAATGGCGCCGCCGTGCTGCACGCGCAGCTGGGCCAGCTGGACACGGCGCGCACCATGCTGCAGGCGCTGGCGCAAGAAGCGCCGACGGCCCGGACCTACAACAACCTCGGCTACGTGCTGTACCTGCAGGGCGATTACGCCCAGGCGGCCAGCGTGCTGCGCCAGTCGCTGCAGCTCGACAATGGCCAGCAGCCGGCGCGCGCCAACCTGGATCTCACCATCGCGGCGCTGGCGCGCAGCATAGCGACGGTCGATGCGGCCGATGCCACCGCGGACGCCGTCGCGCCCGATCTGGCGCCGGCGCCCAAGCCGGCGGCACCGGCCAGCCGCCTGCAGCTGACGCAGTCGCAGCCGAATATCTTCACGCTGAGCTGGCGCGACACGCCCGTGGCGCCACGCGCCGCGCCGGCCGACGTGCCCGCCCTGGCGAAGCAGGCGGCGCCGCTGCCACGGCTGGAAGTCATCAACGGCAATGGAGAAACGGGGATGGCGGCGCGCATGCGCGGCATGCTGGGCGGCATGGGCATCAGCGTGCTGCGGCTGGGCAACCAGCGGCCTTACGGCATCCAGGCCAGCAGCATCGTCTACCGTCCCGGGCACGCCGAGGCAGCGGCCGCCCTGGCCCTGGCCTTGGGCGGCATGCCGCAGCTGCAAGCGGCCGGCGACAGCGGCATCGGCGCGGGCGCCGACCTGCGTTTATTGCTGGGCAAGGATGCGGCGGCCAGCCTGCGCGCGCCGGACGTGCGCCTGGCATCGAACGCGACACCGTGA
- a CDS encoding type IV secretion protein Rhs produces MRRPLTIGETAMARSVFQGAVDYARVRVVRGSFLPFGLQDQNTAMTPRGSLHFMPAQYRDDFSREGNSGKLFFIHEMVHVWQYQLGYGVLLHGVLLALRGGYIGQRAYRYDAQAGGVLSDFNMEQQGDIIAHYFGARQLGIPAYVAKLPQLQDILQGFLINPADRRLLPR; encoded by the coding sequence TTGCGCCGCCCCCTCACCATCGGCGAAACCGCCATGGCCCGCAGCGTCTTCCAGGGCGCCGTCGACTACGCGCGCGTGCGCGTCGTGCGCGGCTCCTTTCTACCGTTCGGCCTGCAGGACCAGAACACGGCGATGACGCCGCGCGGCAGCCTGCACTTCATGCCGGCCCAGTACCGCGACGATTTTTCCCGCGAAGGCAACAGCGGCAAGCTGTTCTTCATCCACGAGATGGTGCACGTGTGGCAGTACCAGCTCGGCTACGGCGTGCTGCTGCATGGCGTGCTGCTGGCGCTGCGCGGCGGCTACATCGGGCAACGGGCCTACCGCTACGATGCGCAGGCGGGCGGCGTCCTGTCCGACTTCAACATGGAGCAGCAGGGCGACATCATCGCCCACTACTTCGGCGCGCGCCAGCTGGGCATTCCCGCCTACGTGGCGAAACTGCCGCAGCTGCAGGATATCCTGCAGGGCTTCCTGATCAACCCCGCCGACCGCCGCCTGCTGCCGCGCTGA
- the eda gene encoding bifunctional 4-hydroxy-2-oxoglutarate aldolase/2-dehydro-3-deoxy-phosphogluconate aldolase: MTMTLLEIMRTSSVIPVIAIDDPEHAVPLARALVAGGIRVLEVTLRTKHGLEAIRAMSAVPGAIVGVGTLTRPEEFVQARDAGAVFGVSPGLTSALVAAAKSSGLPLLPGVMTPGEVMAARENGFQQLKLFPAVPAGGIGMLNAIYGPLPDITFCPTGGISQETASQFLACKNVACVGGSWLTPKDAIAAGNWDRITEIAKAASGLRSV; this comes from the coding sequence ATGACCATGACACTACTGGAAATTATGCGCACCTCGAGCGTGATCCCCGTGATTGCGATCGACGATCCTGAACACGCCGTACCGCTGGCGCGCGCGCTGGTGGCGGGCGGCATCCGCGTGCTGGAAGTGACCCTGCGCACCAAGCACGGCCTGGAAGCGATCCGTGCCATGTCGGCCGTGCCGGGCGCCATCGTCGGCGTGGGCACCCTGACCCGTCCCGAGGAATTCGTGCAGGCACGTGATGCGGGTGCCGTCTTCGGCGTGTCGCCGGGCCTGACGTCGGCCCTGGTGGCGGCGGCGAAAAGCAGCGGCTTGCCATTGCTGCCAGGCGTGATGACGCCAGGCGAAGTGATGGCGGCGCGTGAAAACGGTTTCCAGCAGCTGAAACTGTTCCCGGCCGTGCCGGCGGGCGGCATCGGCATGCTCAACGCGATTTACGGCCCGCTGCCGGACATCACGTTCTGCCCGACGGGCGGCATCTCGCAAGAGACGGCGTCGCAGTTCCTGGCGTGCAAGAACGTCGCCTGCGTGGGCGGCTCGTGGCTGACGCCGAAAGACGCGATCGCGGCCGGCAACTGGGACCGCATCACGGAAATCGCCAAGGCGGCCAGCGGCCTTCGTTCGGTTTAA
- the edd gene encoding phosphogluconate dehydratase produces MALHPVVESVTARIIARSRPSRGAYLAHLDAARIQGVQRGALSCTNLAHGFAAFPANDKLSLKEYKKPSVAIVSSYNDMLSAHQPFEGFPQIIKQAVREVGAVAQFAGGVPAMCDGVTQGQPGMELSLFSRDTIAMSTAVALSHNMFDAALYLGVCDKIVPGLLIGALHFGHLPAVFVPAGPMTSGLSNQEKAKVRQLYAQGKATREDLLEGESKAYHGAGTCTFYGTANSNQMLMEVMGLHLPGAAFITPNTPLRDALTKAAAQRAAVITAQSGSYLPVGHIVDEKCIVNAVVGLLATGGSTNHTLHLVAIAKAAGIVIDWNDFNELSAIVPMLTRIYPNGDADVNHFHAAGGTGYLIRELLDAGLLHEDVNTILGHGLRAHCMEPFLGEDGKVFWKDAPAASADENVLRPASNPFAPDGGMVLVAGNLGRAVMKVSAVKPQHRTVEAPALVFNSQEDFMAAYKAGTLDRDFVAVLRFQGPRANGMPELHALTPALANLQDAGRHVALVTDGRMSGASGKVPAAIHVSPEILAGGPLGLVRDGDIIRLDAFTGVLEALVPADVWHARALVTADLSPNHVGMGRELFSMFRSTVSAAEEGATTFGLPSPIPTTVALHDADNVGDTVPGSDEDFLARK; encoded by the coding sequence ATGGCGCTGCATCCAGTAGTCGAATCCGTAACAGCGCGCATCATCGCGCGCAGCCGGCCATCGCGCGGCGCCTATCTGGCGCATCTGGATGCGGCCCGCATCCAGGGCGTGCAGCGCGGCGCCCTGTCGTGCACCAACCTGGCGCACGGCTTTGCCGCCTTTCCCGCCAACGACAAGCTGTCGCTGAAGGAGTACAAGAAGCCGTCCGTGGCCATCGTGTCCTCGTACAACGACATGCTGTCGGCGCACCAGCCCTTCGAAGGCTTCCCGCAGATCATCAAGCAAGCCGTGCGCGAAGTGGGCGCCGTCGCCCAGTTCGCCGGCGGCGTGCCCGCCATGTGCGATGGCGTGACGCAAGGCCAGCCGGGCATGGAACTGTCGCTGTTTTCGCGCGACACCATCGCCATGTCGACGGCCGTGGCGCTGTCGCACAATATGTTCGACGCGGCCCTGTACCTGGGCGTGTGCGACAAGATCGTGCCGGGCCTCTTGATCGGCGCGCTGCACTTCGGCCACTTGCCGGCCGTCTTCGTGCCGGCCGGTCCGATGACGTCGGGCCTGTCGAACCAGGAAAAAGCCAAGGTGCGCCAGCTGTATGCGCAAGGCAAGGCCACGCGCGAAGACTTGCTTGAAGGCGAGTCGAAAGCCTACCATGGCGCCGGCACCTGTACCTTCTACGGCACGGCGAACAGCAACCAGATGCTGATGGAAGTGATGGGCCTGCATTTGCCGGGCGCCGCCTTCATCACGCCGAACACGCCGCTGCGCGATGCGCTGACCAAGGCCGCCGCCCAGCGCGCGGCCGTCATCACGGCGCAAAGCGGCAGCTACTTGCCAGTCGGCCATATCGTCGACGAGAAATGTATCGTCAACGCCGTCGTGGGCTTGCTGGCCACGGGCGGCTCGACCAATCACACCCTGCACCTGGTGGCGATCGCCAAGGCGGCCGGCATCGTCATCGACTGGAACGATTTCAATGAACTGTCGGCCATCGTGCCGATGCTCACGCGCATCTACCCGAACGGCGACGCCGACGTGAACCATTTTCACGCTGCCGGCGGTACCGGTTATCTGATCCGCGAATTGCTGGACGCGGGCTTGCTGCACGAAGACGTCAACACCATCCTGGGCCACGGCTTGCGCGCGCACTGCATGGAGCCGTTCCTCGGCGAAGACGGCAAGGTCTTCTGGAAAGATGCGCCGGCCGCCAGCGCCGACGAAAACGTGCTGCGCCCGGCCAGCAATCCTTTCGCGCCGGACGGCGGCATGGTCCTGGTGGCGGGCAACCTGGGCCGCGCCGTGATGAAGGTGTCGGCCGTCAAGCCGCAGCACCGCACGGTCGAAGCGCCTGCCCTGGTATTCAATTCGCAGGAAGACTTCATGGCCGCCTACAAGGCCGGCACGCTGGACCGCGATTTCGTCGCCGTGCTGCGCTTCCAGGGGCCGCGCGCCAACGGCATGCCGGAACTGCATGCGCTGACCCCGGCGCTGGCCAACCTGCAGGATGCGGGCCGCCACGTGGCGCTGGTCACCGATGGCCGCATGTCGGGCGCGTCGGGCAAGGTGCCGGCCGCCATCCACGTCTCGCCTGAAATCCTCGCCGGCGGCCCCCTGGGCCTCGTGCGCGACGGCGACATCATCCGCCTCGACGCCTTTACGGGCGTACTGGAGGCGCTGGTGCCGGCCGACGTCTGGCACGCGCGTGCGCTGGTCACGGCCGACCTGTCGCCGAACCACGTCGGCATGGGCCGCGAGCTGTTTTCCATGTTCCGTTCCACCGTCAGCGCGGCGGAAGAGGGTGCCACCACCTTCGGCCTGCCGTCGCCGATTCCCACCACCGTCGCCTTGCACGACGCCGACAATGTCGGCGATACCGTACCGGGTTCCGATGAAGACTTTTTGGCTAGGAAATAA
- the pgi gene encoding glucose-6-phosphate isomerase, whose amino-acid sequence MRQPAPTPAITATASFQSLQAHSASLREVHLRQLFAADPARFSTMTVDAAGLLLDYSKNRVDATAMALLMDLARERGVEAQREAMFTGEKINLTEHRAVLHTALRAPRGTRLMVDGQDIDADVQDVLQRVKAFTDKVRNGSWLGYTGKPICDIVNIGIGGSDLGPKMACLALRSYANPGLEMHFVSNVDGHDMEATLSKVDPETTLFIVASKTFVTAETMLNANTARAWFLLEGEEKDLAQHFVAVSTNTQAIVDFGISPDNMFPFWDWVGGRYSVWSSIGLAVALSVGFEYFSDFLAGAHAMDQHFRQAPLEDNMPVVLAMVGFWNRQFLDCGSVSIAPYHQDLSRFAAYLQQLDMESNGKRVTKDGVPVDVPTGPVIWGDCGTNAQHAYFQLLHQGTDITPIDFIAALRATHDLPGHHDALLANCFAQSEAFMTGKTAEEVRLDLQAQGLPESEIEALVPHKTFPGNRPSNTILMDQLTPTTLGALIALYEHKTFVQGVLWNVNSFDQWGVELGKVLAKKIQAELTGEARPDHHDSSTNGLIALAKAAKAAY is encoded by the coding sequence ATGCGCCAGCCAGCACCTACTCCTGCCATCACCGCCACCGCCAGTTTCCAGTCCCTGCAAGCGCATAGCGCCAGCCTGCGCGAAGTGCATCTGCGCCAGCTGTTCGCCGCCGACCCCGCACGTTTCTCGACGATGACGGTCGATGCGGCCGGCCTGCTGCTCGATTACTCGAAGAACCGGGTCGACGCCACCGCCATGGCGCTGCTGATGGACCTGGCCCGCGAGCGCGGCGTGGAAGCGCAGCGCGAAGCCATGTTCACCGGCGAGAAAATCAATCTTACCGAACATCGGGCCGTTCTGCATACCGCCTTGCGCGCGCCGCGCGGCACCAGGCTGATGGTCGATGGACAGGATATCGATGCTGACGTGCAAGATGTACTGCAGCGCGTCAAGGCATTTACGGACAAGGTCCGCAATGGCAGCTGGCTCGGCTACACAGGCAAACCGATTTGCGACATCGTTAATATCGGCATCGGCGGCTCGGACCTGGGCCCGAAAATGGCGTGCCTGGCGCTGCGCTCGTATGCCAACCCGGGGCTGGAAATGCACTTTGTTTCCAACGTCGACGGTCACGACATGGAAGCGACCCTGTCGAAAGTCGATCCGGAAACCACCCTGTTCATTGTTGCCTCGAAAACCTTTGTTACCGCTGAAACCATGCTCAACGCCAACACGGCGCGCGCCTGGTTCCTGCTCGAAGGCGAAGAAAAGGATCTGGCGCAACACTTCGTGGCTGTCTCGACCAACACGCAAGCCATCGTCGACTTCGGCATTTCGCCGGACAATATGTTCCCGTTCTGGGACTGGGTCGGCGGCCGTTATTCCGTCTGGTCCTCGATCGGCCTGGCCGTGGCCCTGTCCGTCGGTTTTGAATATTTCAGCGATTTCCTCGCCGGTGCGCATGCGATGGATCAGCATTTCCGCCAGGCGCCCCTCGAAGACAACATGCCCGTCGTGCTGGCCATGGTCGGCTTCTGGAACCGTCAGTTCCTCGATTGCGGCTCCGTTTCCATCGCACCGTATCACCAGGACCTGAGCCGCTTCGCCGCCTACCTGCAACAGCTGGACATGGAAAGCAACGGCAAGCGCGTCACCAAGGATGGCGTACCCGTCGATGTGCCGACCGGCCCCGTCATCTGGGGCGATTGCGGCACGAATGCCCAGCACGCGTATTTTCAGCTGCTGCACCAGGGCACGGACATCACCCCCATCGACTTCATCGCCGCCCTGCGCGCCACGCACGATTTGCCGGGCCACCACGATGCCCTGCTGGCGAACTGCTTCGCCCAGTCGGAAGCCTTCATGACAGGCAAGACGGCCGAGGAAGTGCGCCTTGACCTGCAGGCGCAGGGCTTGCCGGAAAGCGAAATCGAAGCGCTGGTGCCGCACAAGACTTTCCCCGGCAACCGCCCCAGCAACACCATTTTGATGGACCAACTGACCCCGACCACCCTGGGCGCCCTGATCGCCTTGTACGAACACAAGACCTTCGTGCAGGGCGTCTTGTGGAACGTCAACAGTTTCGACCAGTGGGGGGTGGAACTGGGCAAGGTGCTGGCCAAGAAAATCCAGGCCGAACTGACGGGCGAAGCCCGTCCCGACCACCACGACAGCTCGACCAATGGCTTGATTGCCCTGGCGAAAGCCGCCAAGGCGGCGTATTAA